A genomic region of uncultured Roseibium sp. contains the following coding sequences:
- a CDS encoding mannose-1-phosphate guanylyltransferase/mannose-6-phosphate isomerase: protein MIFPCILSGGVGSRLWPLSRKDRPKQFLPLFDGESLFQKTCKRVSQPGFADPIVIGSNTHRFQMGEQLAELGMTATSILLEPVGRNTAPPALMAAIIAAEADPDALILLLPSDHLIRKEEVFLDTVRAAEGVARDGSIVTFGITPTEPNTGYGYIKVAPGATPVRAVEKFVEKPDLERAKSFLEDGSYVWNAGIFLYSADTMITAFKTHQPELFQAVSDVMETRRSDLDFTRLDEASFEKLNDISIDYAIMEKAQNVSCAPVSPEWDDLGSWSAIWTVLDKDERGNSGLGDTRFLESRDCLAYSQQGLVSVIGLEDVMVIATSDSVLVAHKDSAQDVKKVVDQLKAEGRDEVDRHTRAYKPWGYTERINAGDRFAVQSMMIKPGQRLSLQSHLHRTEHWIVVSGTVEITIDGKTSLLTENQSAYVPLGARHTLHNPGKIPVRMIEVQSGTYLAEDDIVRHTD, encoded by the coding sequence ATGATTTTTCCTTGCATTTTGTCCGGCGGTGTAGGCTCTCGCCTTTGGCCTCTTTCGCGCAAAGACCGGCCCAAACAGTTCCTGCCTCTGTTCGATGGCGAAAGCCTTTTTCAAAAGACCTGCAAAAGAGTGAGCCAGCCCGGCTTTGCCGATCCGATCGTCATCGGCAGCAACACTCACCGGTTCCAGATGGGCGAACAACTCGCCGAACTCGGGATGACGGCAACCAGCATACTGCTTGAACCGGTCGGCCGGAACACGGCGCCACCGGCACTCATGGCCGCGATCATTGCCGCGGAAGCCGACCCCGATGCACTCATTCTTCTGTTGCCTTCCGATCATCTGATCCGCAAGGAAGAGGTTTTTCTCGACACCGTGCGTGCGGCCGAGGGCGTTGCCAGGGACGGATCGATTGTCACGTTCGGCATCACACCCACAGAGCCAAATACGGGTTACGGGTACATCAAGGTCGCGCCCGGCGCGACCCCGGTGCGCGCGGTTGAAAAGTTTGTCGAAAAACCGGACCTTGAGCGCGCAAAGTCTTTCCTTGAGGACGGCAGCTATGTCTGGAATGCAGGCATCTTCCTTTATTCCGCGGACACAATGATCACCGCGTTCAAAACCCACCAGCCGGAGCTTTTCCAGGCCGTCAGCGACGTCATGGAGACGCGGCGCAGCGATCTGGATTTCACGCGGCTTGACGAAGCAAGCTTCGAAAAGCTCAACGATATCTCCATTGACTACGCGATCATGGAAAAGGCACAAAACGTGTCCTGTGCGCCGGTGTCGCCCGAATGGGATGACCTTGGGTCCTGGTCCGCGATCTGGACGGTGCTCGACAAGGACGAACGCGGCAATTCCGGGCTCGGCGACACGCGCTTTCTGGAGAGCCGCGACTGCCTCGCCTATTCGCAGCAGGGCCTTGTGTCGGTGATCGGACTGGAAGACGTGATGGTGATCGCAACCAGCGACAGCGTGCTCGTCGCCCACAAGGACAGCGCACAGGATGTCAAGAAGGTGGTCGATCAGCTGAAAGCCGAAGGCCGCGACGAGGTTGACCGTCACACGCGCGCCTACAAGCCTTGGGGATACACCGAGCGCATCAACGCCGGCGACCGCTTCGCCGTTCAATCGATGATGATCAAGCCGGGACAACGGTTGAGCCTGCAAAGCCATCTGCATCGCACCGAGCACTGGATCGTGGTATCGGGAACCGTGGAAATCACGATTGACGGCAAGACCAGCCTGTTGACGGAAAACCAGTCTGCCTATGTCCCGCTCGGCGCGCGGCACACCCTGCACAATCCGGGCAAGATTCCCGTACGGATGATCGAGGTGCAATCCGGAACCTATCTTGCCGAAGACGACATCGTCCGCCACACGGACTGA